The following nucleotide sequence is from Vibrio sp. SCSIO 43136.
TAAGGCTCCACACTAACCAAAGCTGTAATGCAGCCTTTGCATAGTGTTTGAATGTTGATATCGGTTGATGGGTCAATTGCTCAGCAAGCACATAGCCGATGAGGGTAAAAAGCAGTGGCGGTGCAAATCGAGTCAGTTCCGCCAACACTAAACCAAGCCATGGGAATCCATCAGCACTTGGTATACCCATCAAAAATTGGGTGTTCGCTACTAAGATTGCGAGGCTTGCTACTACACACATGAAGTGAATAGCGCCGGAATTAGAATTTGTCATAACATCTCCAGACACGGTGACCTTGATAAAGGGAGTAAATAAAACCTTACTTCATAAGCCTTTAATTAAGCCAAGATAGTTGTGGGGTTTTAGATTCAAGTACAAAGTCAAACAAGTTGGGATTATTGCACACCTTGCCCTGCGAATTTTGTAAATCTCAGGTCAAATTTGCCTAAGATCGGCTGGGTAGTTGATTGGATCTTCGACGATCATCTTAGGTGCGTGAGGCTGGAAGGGTTGATAGACCTTAATCGTGTAGGAGTTCTTTGGCTACACACAAGAAAGGGTACTCATAGGATGCTATCTTTTATGCTTTGAAAAGAGATCAATGATCTCTTCTTATATAGAAGCGATCTTTATCAGAGCGCTTCGAGTATTTTTGCGAGCACTGCAATGCTCAAAGACGATTATGTTTACTTAGCATATTGGTGACAGACGCTTTCGGTGTCTTTGTGATTTTTTTCATCAACGCAAAATCAGGATGCTGGATAGCGAAGCGCTGCTTTAACTGCTCGATCTGAATTAACCATAAAGAAGCCGTTACCTGTGCATCAGCCAGTGCTCGGTGAAAAACACCGTCGTTGGGGATATTGTGGTAACGAACCAAGTCACCTAGCTTGTGTGAGCTAGCCTCTTGGGTAATGCGACGCGAGATAAGGAGCGAACAAGCAAATTCCCCGTCGTAACCACGACCAATACGTTCAAGTTCTGCATCTAAAAATCTTTGGTCAAACGAAGCGTTGTGAGCCACCAAGTTACTGCCCTGGATGAAGTCGGCAAATTCATTCATTACTGCTTCACAGGAATCGGCAGTCGTTAGCGTCGCATTGGTGATCCCGGTATAGCCCTCGATAAATGAACTGACACGAAACCCTGGGTTCATTAGACGCTGGAAGGTATCAACGACTTCCCCATTAACGAGCTTTACCGCACCGATTTCGATAGCACGGTCACCCTGATTCGGGGACAGTCCCGTAGTCTCGAAGTCAAGTACGATAACAGAGTCTGCATTTCGGTTAGGTAGCACTGTGTTTTCCTCGTTCGCCTTTGGTTAGGCGTAATGATTGCGATCGGTGGCGAATACTATCGGATCTGTGGGACATAATCTATGAGCAATCTATCAATGGTCGAGTTTGTGTTTTTGTTATGTTATAACATTTCGTAACTCATTAAACTCTAGGGAATAGATATGTCTACTACGCTGATAAAGAACGCTCGAATTGTCAATGAAGGGCAAGTGATTCAAGGTGATGTTCGTATTGCCAATCAACGTATTGATGAAATTGATGCAAATATCGAAGAGAAATCAACTGACCAAGTTATCGACGCAGAAGGGGCCTACTTAATCCCAGGCATGATTGATGATCAGGTCCATTTTCGTGAGCCGGGTTTAACCCATAAAGGTTCAATTGCAACTGAGTCTCGTGCGGCTGTTGCCGGGGGCATTACCAGCTATATGGAAATGCCAAACGTGAATCCGGCCACCACGACGATAGAAGCATTAGAAGCCAAATATGACATCGCTTCTCAAAGTTCAATCGCAAATTACTCCTTCTACCTTGGCGCTACCGAAGATAACCTAGAGGAAATCAAACGACTCAACCCAAAAAGTCACTGTGGCGTTAAGGTATTCATGGGCGCATCAACAGGTAATTTGCTCGTGGAGGATACAGAGGCGCTAAATGCTATTTTCAAAGAATCTCCAGTGCTTATCGTAACGCACTGCGAGAGTGGTCCCGTGATTGCGGACAATCAGCAACGATTATTAAGTAAAAAAACTGAGCCTAGCATTGAAGATCATCCTGTCATTCGTGATGACAAAGCGTGTTACGCATCCTCTTCCTTTGCTGTTGAGTTGGCAAAAAAACATAACAGCAACTTGCATGTGCTCCACATTACGACCGAGAAGGAACTGGCTCTATTTGAGAAAGGACCACTTGAGAAAAAACGTATCACTGCCGAAGCCTGTGTGCATCACTTATGGTTCAACAACACTGACTATGCGTTACGTGGCAACCAAATTAAATGCAATCCTGCGATTAAGTATGAGAGTGACCGCTTAGCATTAATTAACGCCTTGCAAACTGGCCAAATTGATATCATCGCAACCGACCACGCCCCTCATACATGGGAAGAAAAGCAAGTGCCTTATCCACAAGCACCAGCAGGTCTTCCTCTGGTACAGCATGCATTGCTGAGTTTGTTTGACCATGTCAGCCGTGGCACTCTTTCAGTGCCTCAAGTGGTCGAAAAAACTGCCCATAACCCGGCCATTCGATATGGGATTCAAGAGCGCGGTTATATTCGAAAGGGATATTTTGCCGATTTAGTATTAATCGATCCTCAAGTATCCACCCCTGTGACCAATGAAAACAGTTTATATCACTGTGGTTGGTCGCCGTTCACAGGTCATGAATTCAGTTCTCGAATTGAGAAAACATGGGTCAATGGTGAGCTAGTCTACTCTGATGGCAAAGTAAACTCGGCGGTAACACCTGCAATGCGATTGGCGTTTGACCGTTAAATTGGTGATTGTTCTTAGCTATCTATTGGGTTTTACTAAGCCAAGAAACTGAAGCAACAAATAACATTCGGCCGATGGCAACATGCTATCGGCTTACGTATGGAGACAATGAGTGAGTTCTCAACAAGATAAAATTGAAGCGGTTCCTACCAATATCATTACCGGATTTTTGGGCGTAGGGAAAACCACCGCCATTCTAAACCTGATGAAAGCTAAGCCTGCGGGAGAGCGTTGGGCGGTGTTAGTGAATGAGTTTGGTGAAATAGGGGTCGATGGCAGCTTAGTCAAAGGGCAAAGTAGTGGTGAACAACAGGTGTTTGTTAGAGAAGTACCCGGTGGCTGCATGTGTTGCACCGCTGGAGTTCCAATGCAAATTGCCTTAAATCAGCTCCTCACCGAAGCAAAGCCAGACAGACTGTTGATTGAGCCGACGGGTCTCGGTCATCCTAAAGAAGTGCTAGAGGTGTTGTCTTCAGAGCACTATCGCAGTGTGTTGAGCTTGCAGAAAAACATCACTTTGGTAGATGCACGAAACTTATCCGATAGTCGCTATACCTCACATGATACGTTTAACCAACAAATTGCGATTGCAGATACAGTGATTGGTAACAAAACGGACCTCTACCAACAGGGTGATGAACAGGCGTTGCGTGATTATGTTGCGAGGGTTTCTCGCCCTGAGACCAAGGTTCTGTTTGCTGAGCAAGGCGTAATTCCGCTAGAAGAGTTTAACGGCGCCAGCGAAGGCGCGAGTTATGCTCCGCATCACCACCACCATCATCACCATTCAGAAAAAGTGATGGCCTCTGAACAAGAGATCCCAGAGTGCGGTTATGTGAAGGCGACCAATAAAGGTGAAGGTTACCATAGCGTTGGTTGGCGATTTGCACCGACGAAAGTGTTTGACCGACGCAAAGTTGTGCAGCTTTTGGTTGGATTAAAGGCCGAGCGCATGAAAGCGGTGTTTATCACTAGCGACGGTGTGTTTGGCTATAACTTAACCAAAGATGGTCTAACCGAAGCGGAACTCGATGACTGCCTTGAGTCTCGCATAGAAGTGATTGCTGAAGATATTGACCCAGCACTTGAATCTAACTTAGTGACATGTCTCGAACTATAATCATTACAACCCAGTGAAAAGCTCTCACTGGGTTTTCTATTTCTAGGTCAATGCTGTGACGCTTTGGTGAATCAGAATTTATAAGCTTATCCCACACTCCTTGAAGATCACGTTTCTGGCTATCAAGGTTACGTCTTTATACTTGTTCATCGAACCGTACTGAGAATAGTACGGCAGTATTTTGTCACAGGAACCTTTTACGGAAAGTGCCAACCTTAAGAAGGCTACTGAATCACTGGAATCCATCTCAAGTTGTTTTTGGGATATTTTGAAGGCTTCTAGGTAGTTACTCTTTAGATAGTGCTCGTTATACTCTTCAGTGAGTTGATTGTACTCGGTAGTTACATCTAACTCCGACGAATAGACGGGCATCGACAGTACGCAAGCTAAGGTACAACTAAAGAGCCTGTACCTGAAGGTACTGTTTCTAAAAAATCTTTCCACTGCCCTGGATGAATGGTTGGACAACCAGCTGAACCTTTCCATGTTGTTTTATATCCCCAATGTACGTGAATGTAATTAGCTCTGTTTCCATACTCAGGATAATTTGGGTTTTCATTCTGGGTTGGAACAAAGAGGTTATCGTTAACTACTAATGCAGCTTTACCTTTGTGGGTTCCATGACTTAATTTGTATTCGCCCTTTTTTATAAATGGGTACGCTGCCTTGCCCTGTATGGAAGCATCACTTGGCTTAAATGGGTTAGGCGTTGAACTGCCTTTGTAGGTTCCAAGTACCTTCCCACATACGTCTACAATCGAAACTTTCTGATTGTAGACAGCATCGTTTGTTGTCCCAATTTCATCAAAAACCACTTTCCAATTTTTGCTCATTAAAGCGTCCTGTTGCATTTAGAAGAAACTGGATATTAGAGTTAACGGCCTTGGAAACTAACCGCATAAATGAGTCATTGCGATGAGGCTCTGATAAGTTGGTACTTTTTTACGCATTTTCTATTAACCCAATTCAACTAGGAATGTCGTCATTTTTGTAGGAACACATTTATTTACATCACCTGCTAGCAAAATGTTATCAGGTCGTTATAGTATTGCGCCCGAAAATACTGATTAGACTCGACTTCGTCACAAAGGAAACACCCCATGCTCTCTACACTGCACGTTAAACTAACGGCGATTAACAATAACAAGTACTTTCAAGCCTTCACCGTTCTGGTGATTGTGCTTGCGGCACTCTCTATTGGTGCAAACACTTATGAACTACCAACTGCCGTTAGCAGTGCAATCTACTGGCTCGATCAGTTTATCTTGTTGTTTTTTCTGGTTGAAATTGTCATCAAGTTCTTTTCTTATCGAAACAAGCTGGATTTCTTTAAAAGTGGTTGGAATTGGTTTGATGCCATCATAGTGATTGGCAGCCTGATGCCAACAGCAGGCCAAGGCGTGTTGATTGCACGTTTGCTGCGTGTGTTCCGAGTGCTTCGTTTGGTCTCCGCAGTGCCACAACTTAAATTGTTGATTAATGCGCTGTTCAAGGCTATCCCTAAGATGGGATACATTGCGGTGTTAATGTTCATCATCTTCTACATCTATGCGGTCGTTGGTAGCTTAATCTTTGCCCATATTAATGACTTCCTATGGGGAGACGTTTCAATCTCGATGCTGACCTTGTTCCGAATCGCTACATTCGAGGACTGGACTGATGTTATGTACGAAACCATGGAAGTTTACCCAACCAGTTGGGTGTTCTACCTCACCTTCATTTTCCTAACGGCATTTGTGTTCCTAAACATGATGATCGGTGTAGTTATCGAGACTATGACGACAGAGCACGCGCTGGCAGAAAAAGAAAAGCAGTCGCAAGACCCTGTGGCTGCAGCTGATGAACATCCACGTCAGATCTTTGCCACTCATCAACAGGTGCAAATGCTGCAACAGGAGTTGGTGGAAATTAAGCAGCTTCTTAAAAATCAGCAATCATAATGGCGCAACTTCCTAGCTAATTTCTTGATGTCTATTAAGGCAAACCCAGGACTGAACAACAAGTGATGAGTTTGCCTTTCAAAGACGGATACCGAAGATCCTCCTTTTTAAACTCCGTTGTAACTAGCCTAAATAAACCACAAAAAATGTGTGACTAAGTTAGCAAACTTGGCACATATGAATTCGCAGAGATAATTAGCTCCTAATCTTAATAACAGAAGGTTCTAATTAATCTAAACGAAGGTGCTAGGTATGAAAGTAATAAAACTTTCCGTTTATCTTTTCCATTTGCTCATTTTGACCTTTGGTCTCACCGCTCACGCTGCGCCGACTCCGGCGGAGTATGGTGTAGTGCTTAACTTATCTGGTAAGCAGCGCATGCTTACACAAAAGATGTCCAAAGAAGTCACTTTAGTTGCTCTTGATGTTGATGCAAGTGCTAACCTGACCAACCTAAAAGCAACATCCGATCTGTTTGATACCACGCTAAAAGGGTTAAGAAACGGTAGCGCCACATTAGGACTGCCGCCAACGGAAAGTAAGCGTATTCTCAGACAGCTGGATAAAATCGAGAAGATCTGGATGGAGTTTTACCCTGTTGTGCAAGAGGTGATTGCATCTGGCTCTGTGACCAAAAAGCAATTGGATTTTATAGCGGCGCAAAACTTACCACTGCTTAAGCAGATGAACAAAGCAGTAGGGCTCTATGAGAAAGACGCCAAGAAAAATGGGCTCAGCGCTAACCCAGGCTTAGCTGCCACCCTCAACTTATCGGGCAAGCAACGTATGTTGTCGCAAAAAATGAGCAAAGAGTTCTTCTTAATAGCACTAGGTGAAGATGTCGAAGATAACAAGCTTAACTTGCTCGAAACCTACTCACTGTTTGATCAAACCTTGGCAGGGCTTAAAGATGGTGATGAAACTTTGGGATTACCCGCAACAGAGCAAGCCCATATTCGAGAGCAGCTAGATGTCGTGAACGGACTGTGGCAAAACTTCAAACCTGTTGTAGAGGCTGGAGCAGACCATAGTACCACCGCTATTTCATTAGAGCAGATCAAACAAGTGGCTAACTTGAACTTACCTTTGCTTAAAGAGATGAATGCGGCAGTGATGCTGTACGAGGCTGAAGCGGCCAAGTGACCCAATGAACAAGCGTGAGGAAAGCGTATGCTTATTCGAACTAAGCTAATTGCCAGCGGTTGTTTTCTATTTGTGTCCTTGATTGTGATTAGCGTGATCGCTAAATCTTCGTTTGGTCAATTATCAACTAGCTTCGAGCAAGTCGTTGCTGGTGCAGCGACCAATTTGGAGAGCTCTAAAAGCATTGCAGAAGGAGCATTTGTAGGCAGTCAAAAAGTACAAGCGATCAACGCTAATATGCTGGCAATCGTTGATGGCATTAAGAGTGCAAATCAAAGGACTAAACTTCTGAGTAAAAAAGTTGAAGAAATCAGCCTCACGTTGGAAGAGTTGATTGAAACCACCGAGGAGCTATCAGAGGATGTAGTAGATGAAGAAGCGATCTCGATTCTCGAAGAAGTCAGTGATGAAATTAGCGATATCAGTGAGCGTTTAAAGCGAGAAGCTCTGATTAATATTAATCAGTCTTCAAAGACGTTGGACTCTTTTAGTCTTCAGGTAGCATCTGAAGCTGCTCAAGTCGAAGAGCTCAATAATCTGCTTGAAAAAGAGCGACAACTTAGCCAGCAAAGCCAGTCAAGTAACGAAAACATGCAAGTCTTGGCTCAGCAATCTTCACAAGACGTTGCATGGCAGGAGCAACTGATCATCACTTCGTTGATTGTGGTCGCTATCTCAAGCTTTGTGATCATCTTCTTGATGGTTCAAGTCATCGTTAAACCGATCAACAAGACGGTAAAACTGATGGAAGACATTGGTCAGGGTGAGGGCGATCTAACTCAACGTTTGGAAGTGCATGGCGATGATGAAATGGCGCGAATTGCCAAGGCGTTTAACCAGTTTGTGAGCCGAATTCAGCATCTAATTCAAGACATTACGCAGTCGACCGAACAGCTGCGTAGCGCATCTTCTCAAACATTAAATGCGATGCAAGAAGGTGAGCAGGCGATGCAAAACCAAGAGCGAGAAGTCGAACAGATCGCTGCGGCCGTAGAGCAACTTAGCTCCAGTTCGAATGAAGTCGCCCATAACGCAGACAGTGCCGAACAATCCTCACTCAAAGTGAATGAGCATACCGAGTCGGGGCAAAGCGTAGTGAGTGAAGCGATGACATCGGTCACCAAGTTGGTGGAAGAGGTGCAAAATGCTGTTGCAGTGATTGATTCATTGAGCGAGAAATCCTCGTCCGTAAACTCAGTAGTGGATGTGATCCAATCCGTGTCTGAGCAAACCAACTTGCTAGCACTCAATGCAGCCATAGAAGCCGCAAGAGCAGGTGAACATGGTAGGGGATTTGCCGTGGTCGCCGATGAAGTGCGAACATTAGCTTCAAAAGTTGAAAGCAGTACGTCAGATATCCGAAAAATCATCGACGAAATGCTGTCCATGACTCAAGAAGCCGTCAATGTGATGCGAGCGAGTCAAGAAATTAGTGCAGGGACTTTAAGCGGCGCTAATACGACTAAGCAAGCGCTCGACTCTATAACCGATGCGATGCACATGGTCACAAGCCGCAATGCTCAAATCTCAGTGTCAGCAGGAGAGCAAAAGAATGTCACTGAATCGCTCAATGAAAGAATTGCCCAAGTGCACTTGCTCGCCAACCAAACTTCCGTTCAAGTCTCTAATACACTGGATACCTGTGAGTCTTTGAATGAAATCAGTGAGCATCTGTCAGTGCAGCTAAAGCAATTTAAAGTGTAAATATATTATGTGCTAAAGCCTACGTTCGGTAGCGCTTTAGCTACATTCCCGCTTTGATATGATGATAGATTTCCCATTAATAAACTTCATATTCGTTGGGGCAAGTACCTTTTGTAAAAAAATCCTCTGTACTTTCTAAAATAAAGACACCAACATCACTAATGAGACTGTTGTGGTTATATTCGATATTGATGGACATTGGATTGCCGCCCTCTTCAAAACCATTGACAGATAAACAGCCGTAGTTGTCATGGATAGTCTCAGCATAGCTGTCTACTTTTTTCATTGGAACAAAGAATAAAACCTGAAATAAGTTTCTATGGTTATTGAGATCTATTTGGTTTAATAATTCTGGGTCGTAGTATTTGGGTGCTACTGATGCGGCATTACTTTCGTTTATTTGTTGTATATAGCTTTTATAGGTCGAGTATAAGCTGGGTTTAGTCATGTTGTTACTGCAGCCAAATGAAAGCAAAAGCGTAAGAAATAGTAGAAATTTCATGGTTAATTACCAATTGCTTTAGATAACTGATCTTCGATATATTTTGGCCTGTTTTTGAGCTTTCTAGCTGCAATACATAGCAGCCCCGAGCAGCTCAAAATCAGCTCCTCTACATTGAAAGACCCTGTGACAGATAAACCCATACCAACAAAACTCATTGTCGCTTTATAAGAAGTAACGCCTTGTCCCTCATTTGAAAACTTGACCGATAGCCTTTTAACCTGAACCCCGATTTCATCAATGGCGTCTTTCCCATTAAAGGTCACTATCCCTACCTTACCTGATAAAATTGCATTCCCTTGATCATCAACTGTTAGGCTAGCTGAACCTACCTCAAGCAGTATAGCGGACGTCAATCCATTATTTTTTGAATAAGAAATCTCAATCAGTTTAGCAATTGTTAATTTTATTTCGGTATCTTTTATGCTCATGGTAACCTCCTTAATGATTCATTTTAATATGAAACTTCAGTGATTTATTTCCATTTATCAAATCAGTTAATTCGAGCCTCATCGCACTTTTTTCGAGGTTTCTTAATTATGTATTAAAGGAATATTAGTCAATACATTATTCTGTCAGTAGCAACAATATCGTGGGGAAAAGGTATGGATTGGTTAGAATCAGCCTTAAGCCTCAATTTATAGCAACAAATTTTCGAGCATTGTCTAAACGTAATCCTTGAAAGGATACTTTTTCGCTCCTACCACTAGCTGTTTTTTCTCCTTGCTTAATCACCTTACTCTAGGTACTGTTTATGGATACAGTGTTTAGGAGTGGTAGGATATGCAAATTTTGAGTAACGGTGAAAGTTTCTACGATGAAGCGTTTGAAAAGCGCCAGTGTTCGTTTGCACAGTTTACTGATATCGAGTTTGAAGAGTGTCAGTTTGTCGATTGCGACTTTTCCGAAGCGACCTTTAAAAACTGCAAGTTTATCAATTGCTCATTTGAGCGTTGTAATCTCAGCTTAGTTAACTTTTCTAACGCCAAACTATTCGATATTCATTTTAAAGACAGCAAGTTAGTTGGTGTTGATTGGACCAAAGCCGACTGGGCTGTCTATCATGTGGACTTTGAACTAAGTTTTACTCGCTGCATATTAAATGACGCTTCCTTCTTTGGTCTAACCCTCAATGAACTCAAGCTTCAAGAGTGCAAACTGCACGATGTCGATTTTCGAGAAGGTGACTTTACAGGTTCAGTAATGACTCAATGCAGTTTTAGACACAGCCTGTTCATGCGAACCAACCTATCAGGGGTCGACTTTAGTGACTCGGAAGAGTATGCGATTGATGTGTTTGAAAACAATATCAAGAAGGCCAAATTCACAAGGTATGATGCATTAAGCTTGTTAGATAGCTTGGATATAGAATTGGTGGATTGAGGCCATTCAAGGAGGGCATATGGGAACGCTAGGAAAACTGCATTTCTTCTGTGGCAAAATGGGAGCAGGTAAATCGACCTTAGCTCAACGAGTAGGGGCTCAGTGTCGTGGTGTTGTGATTTCTGAAGATGCATGGTTATCTGCCCATTATCCAAATCAAATCCAAACCTTTGACGACTACATTAAACACGCAATTTTGATTAAACCTTTCATTCACTCTCATGTGCTGAGTGTCCTTGGTGCAGGAGTCGATGTGGTGATGGACTTCCCCGCCAATACCGTCAAGCAACGAGCGTGGTTTGCATCGATTTGCCAGCAAATTGGATGTGAGCACCAGTTATATTACCTCAATGTCACAGACGAGCAGTGTTTAACACAGATAGCTAAACGACGAACTGAGCAGCCAGAAAGGGCGCAGTTTGATACAGAAGTGGTTTTTCGTCAGGTGACACAATTTTTTGAGCCGCCAACTGTCGATGAAGGGCTGAATATACAAAAAGTGAGCCCCTAAACAATAATGGCCTTTTGAGGGCCATTATTGCTAGATAGAGTATCAATCGCCTAATTCGCTTTCCAAACGGAGTTACGTTTGACTAGCGTTGGGGAGAAGAGTTTAGGTTCGGGTTCTACCTCTTCACCTCGAGCGAGTTGCAGTGATAACTGAGCGGCTTTTTCTGCCATCATTTTGATTGGATAGCGAACGGTGGTGAGTTTTGGATGCAGGTAGCGAGCAATTAAACCATCATCGAAGCCGACAATCGACATTTGCTCAGGCACCTGAATACCATTTTCATCCATGATTGAGATAGCACCTGCTGCCATGTAATCGTTGTAAGCCACAACAGCGGTAATTGGTAGTGACTTAGTGAGCAAGTTGGTCATTGCTATCTCACCACCATCGTTATTTGGTTCACCGTATTCGATATAGCTTTTTGACAGGCTGATGTCATTGTCTTTGAGCGCAGCAAGGTAGCCTTGAACACGCTCGTCGGCATCTTCAATTTGATGGGAAGAGCCAATGCAAGCGATCTGGCGATGACCATTTTTAATCAAGTGCTCGGTGGCGATGTAGGCACCACGGTAGTTATCCAGAGAAATACACCGCTCTTCCAGTTTAGGAACGTGGCGGTTTATTAGCACCATGCTTTTCACTTCTTCAGCGTATTCGATCAGTTCTTCATCAGAGAGGGCTTTGCTATGCAAAACCAAAGCCTCACAGCGGCTGTTTACCAGTAACTCCAATACTCGACGTTCATCATTGATATCGTGATAACCGTTACCGATCAGAATGTGTTTGCCTTGGGCGTGAGCGACGTCATCTACAGCTTTGACCATGGTGCCAAAGAATGGGTCTGACACATCTCCGACCAATACACCAACAGTATTGGTACTTTGGCTAACGAGAGCGCGAGCATTAGCATTGGGACGATAGCCCAGTTGCTTCATGGCTTTAGTGACAGATTGGATGGATTTGGCGCTGGCTTTAGGGGAGTTGTTAATCACCCGAGATACCGTGGCAACCGATACTCCGGCTTCACGTGCAACATCTTTTATCGTAGCCATAAAGCTCCTCTCTATGAAATGACCTAAACCCCAGTAGGGGTTTAGGTCATTAAACTACGATAATAGAACTAGTGCAATCGGGGTTACACTAGAATTGAGAGCTAGTTCTTAAACTACCGCCAGTAAAGGGCTGACGGTAGTGTAAATGTTTACCCTCATGTAAAGAAAAAGCTAAAAAAGATGCTGGCTAACGATCAAGTGCAGCCAAATACTAGCCGCATAGCCAAGACCAATCACGGGTGCCCATTTAAGGTGTCCAAAGAACGTGTATTTGCCGTGCGCTGCCCCCATGAGCGCTACACCAGCTGCAGAGCCAATAGAAAGTAAGCTACCACCAACCCCCGCAGTGAGCGTGACCAGTAGCCAGTTGCCTAGACTCATTTGTGGCTCCATCGTCAGAACCGCAAACATAACTGGGATGTTATCGACAATCGCAGACAAGATACCCACCATGGTGTTGGCCCAGATTGGGTCCCACTGGGTGTACATCACTTCTGAAATCACTCCGAGATAGCCAATGAGGCTTAGGCCACCCACGCACATTACAACGCC
It contains:
- a CDS encoding type IV pili methyl-accepting chemotaxis transducer N-terminal domain-containing protein → MKVIKLSVYLFHLLILTFGLTAHAAPTPAEYGVVLNLSGKQRMLTQKMSKEVTLVALDVDASANLTNLKATSDLFDTTLKGLRNGSATLGLPPTESKRILRQLDKIEKIWMEFYPVVQEVIASGSVTKKQLDFIAAQNLPLLKQMNKAVGLYEKDAKKNGLSANPGLAATLNLSGKQRMLSQKMSKEFFLIALGEDVEDNKLNLLETYSLFDQTLAGLKDGDETLGLPATEQAHIREQLDVVNGLWQNFKPVVEAGADHSTTAISLEQIKQVANLNLPLLKEMNAAVMLYEAEAAK
- a CDS encoding substrate-binding domain-containing protein, encoding MATIKDVAREAGVSVATVSRVINNSPKASAKSIQSVTKAMKQLGYRPNANARALVSQSTNTVGVLVGDVSDPFFGTMVKAVDDVAHAQGKHILIGNGYHDINDERRVLELLVNSRCEALVLHSKALSDEELIEYAEEVKSMVLINRHVPKLEERCISLDNYRGAYIATEHLIKNGHRQIACIGSSHQIEDADERVQGYLAALKDNDISLSKSYIEYGEPNNDGGEIAMTNLLTKSLPITAVVAYNDYMAAGAISIMDENGIQVPEQMSIVGFDDGLIARYLHPKLTTVRYPIKMMAEKAAQLSLQLARGEEVEPEPKLFSPTLVKRNSVWKAN
- a CDS encoding ATP-binding protein, which produces MGTLGKLHFFCGKMGAGKSTLAQRVGAQCRGVVISEDAWLSAHYPNQIQTFDDYIKHAILIKPFIHSHVLSVLGAGVDVVMDFPANTVKQRAWFASICQQIGCEHQLYYLNVTDEQCLTQIAKRRTEQPERAQFDTEVVFRQVTQFFEPPTVDEGLNIQKVSP
- a CDS encoding methyl-accepting chemotaxis protein produces the protein MLIRTKLIASGCFLFVSLIVISVIAKSSFGQLSTSFEQVVAGAATNLESSKSIAEGAFVGSQKVQAINANMLAIVDGIKSANQRTKLLSKKVEEISLTLEELIETTEELSEDVVDEEAISILEEVSDEISDISERLKREALININQSSKTLDSFSLQVASEAAQVEELNNLLEKERQLSQQSQSSNENMQVLAQQSSQDVAWQEQLIITSLIVVAISSFVIIFLMVQVIVKPINKTVKLMEDIGQGEGDLTQRLEVHGDDEMARIAKAFNQFVSRIQHLIQDITQSTEQLRSASSQTLNAMQEGEQAMQNQEREVEQIAAAVEQLSSSSNEVAHNADSAEQSSLKVNEHTESGQSVVSEAMTSVTKLVEEVQNAVAVIDSLSEKSSSVNSVVDVIQSVSEQTNLLALNAAIEAARAGEHGRGFAVVADEVRTLASKVESSTSDIRKIIDEMLSMTQEAVNVMRASQEISAGTLSGANTTKQALDSITDAMHMVTSRNAQISVSAGEQKNVTESLNERIAQVHLLANQTSVQVSNTLDTCESLNEISEHLSVQLKQFKV
- a CDS encoding ion transporter, with the protein product MLSTLHVKLTAINNNKYFQAFTVLVIVLAALSIGANTYELPTAVSSAIYWLDQFILLFFLVEIVIKFFSYRNKLDFFKSGWNWFDAIIVIGSLMPTAGQGVLIARLLRVFRVLRLVSAVPQLKLLINALFKAIPKMGYIAVLMFIIFYIYAVVGSLIFAHINDFLWGDVSISMLTLFRIATFEDWTDVMYETMEVYPTSWVFYLTFIFLTAFVFLNMMIGVVIETMTTEHALAEKEKQSQDPVAAADEHPRQIFATHQQVQMLQQELVEIKQLLKNQQS
- a CDS encoding dihydroorotase, which encodes MSTTLIKNARIVNEGQVIQGDVRIANQRIDEIDANIEEKSTDQVIDAEGAYLIPGMIDDQVHFREPGLTHKGSIATESRAAVAGGITSYMEMPNVNPATTTIEALEAKYDIASQSSIANYSFYLGATEDNLEEIKRLNPKSHCGVKVFMGASTGNLLVEDTEALNAIFKESPVLIVTHCESGPVIADNQQRLLSKKTEPSIEDHPVIRDDKACYASSSFAVELAKKHNSNLHVLHITTEKELALFEKGPLEKKRITAEACVHHLWFNNTDYALRGNQIKCNPAIKYESDRLALINALQTGQIDIIATDHAPHTWEEKQVPYPQAPAGLPLVQHALLSLFDHVSRGTLSVPQVVEKTAHNPAIRYGIQERGYIRKGYFADLVLIDPQVSTPVTNENSLYHCGWSPFTGHEFSSRIEKTWVNGELVYSDGKVNSAVTPAMRLAFDR
- a CDS encoding pentapeptide repeat-containing protein, with protein sequence MQILSNGESFYDEAFEKRQCSFAQFTDIEFEECQFVDCDFSEATFKNCKFINCSFERCNLSLVNFSNAKLFDIHFKDSKLVGVDWTKADWAVYHVDFELSFTRCILNDASFFGLTLNELKLQECKLHDVDFREGDFTGSVMTQCSFRHSLFMRTNLSGVDFSDSEEYAIDVFENNIKKAKFTRYDALSLLDSLDIELVD
- a CDS encoding GTP-binding protein yields the protein MSSQQDKIEAVPTNIITGFLGVGKTTAILNLMKAKPAGERWAVLVNEFGEIGVDGSLVKGQSSGEQQVFVREVPGGCMCCTAGVPMQIALNQLLTEAKPDRLLIEPTGLGHPKEVLEVLSSEHYRSVLSLQKNITLVDARNLSDSRYTSHDTFNQQIAIADTVIGNKTDLYQQGDEQALRDYVARVSRPETKVLFAEQGVIPLEEFNGASEGASYAPHHHHHHHHSEKVMASEQEIPECGYVKATNKGEGYHSVGWRFAPTKVFDRRKVVQLLVGLKAERMKAVFITSDGVFGYNLTKDGLTEAELDDCLESRIEVIAEDIDPALESNLVTCLEL
- a CDS encoding 3'-5' exonuclease, with protein sequence MLPNRNADSVIVLDFETTGLSPNQGDRAIEIGAVKLVNGEVVDTFQRLMNPGFRVSSFIEGYTGITNATLTTADSCEAVMNEFADFIQGSNLVAHNASFDQRFLDAELERIGRGYDGEFACSLLISRRITQEASSHKLGDLVRYHNIPNDGVFHRALADAQVTASLWLIQIEQLKQRFAIQHPDFALMKKITKTPKASVTNMLSKHNRL